From a single Arachis hypogaea cultivar Tifrunner chromosome 3, arahy.Tifrunner.gnm2.J5K5, whole genome shotgun sequence genomic region:
- the LOC112790983 gene encoding acyl carrier protein 4, chloroplastic, with amino-acid sequence MASSSVSATSLRFAQSLSLSSKTTLQASSRFGAVSVGWSRRSFPSLRSSRFRICAAQPETVDKVCEIVRKQLALPPESQLTPETTFTALGADSLDTVEIVMGLEEEFGISVEEQSSENITCIKEAADLIDKLLQNKTPPS; translated from the exons atggcctcatcatcagtTTCAGCCACTTCTCTTAGGTTCGCACAATCTCTCAGTTTGTCTAGCAAGACTACTCTCCAG GCTAGTTCAAGATTTGGGGCAGTTTCTGTGGGATGGAGCAGGAGGAGCTTTCCTTCTTTAAGATCCTCTCGCTTCCGCATCTGTGCG GCACAGCCTGAGACAGTTGACAAAGTGTGCGAGATAGTGAGGAAACAGCTTGCTCTGCCTCCGGAATCTCAACTTACCCCTGAAACCACCTTCACAGCACTTGGTGCTGACTCCCTTGACACT GTGGAAATAGTGATGGGTTTGGAGGAAGAGTTTGGAATTAGCGTTGAGGAGCAGAGCTCTGAAAACATCACTTGTATCAAAGAAGCTGCTGATTTGATAGACAAACTCCTTCAAAACAAAACTCCCCCTAGCTAG